DNA sequence from the Coffea arabica cultivar ET-39 chromosome 11c, Coffea Arabica ET-39 HiFi, whole genome shotgun sequence genome:
AGGAAACGATTTGAAGTGGCAAGAAAGGATACATGAAGTCAAAATGTACGTTCATGCAATTAATACTTTAGAATTAGCTAAAAGATGagtttgaaaattagaaaatctaGGTCTGGGGTGACCTCATGCTCGCTAGACTATGCAGTAAAAGCATACTTGATCAGGATTGGCATAACGCGAGTCTATTTCAAAAAAGCAAATTTGAGGGTGGGAATTGAAGAGAAGATGAGAGAAGCAGTAATAGTTCAACATAATCTTACCTGAAATAACATAAGCAAAGATGTTTAGAATGTGATatcttctttcccttttatatCATTGCAGTAACACAAATATTTTTACAGGTTAGATATGCTAGCTAGGGTAAAAAGCCTAAAAAATTGAAGAGATGATCATTGTCGATCTATATTAAATGCCATAGATCGCGCGGGTTCCATCCAATACAACAAGACGGAAATAAATATTGACAACAATGAAGATGTGCATGGTCTAGCTTAGAACTTAATTTGGCGAAAAGGGAACTTAGATAACTGCAAAACACATATTGGATCCTGACCATaaattcttgattttgttaCCTTTTTCTCATCTTCTTTCCTGCTGATACATAGATGTCTAACGATATATAATTTCTTTCTCAAGTTGGGAAGTTGGCGAATTAATTTTCTTGTCGATCTTCTAGTTTTTCTAACTAGTTAAAAGaatgaaatacaaaaaaaaaaaaaaagaatcggAATAACAATAGCATAGCATAAATTGAGAAACCTCGTTTGATCTTGCAGTGCTAGCTGGTGTAGTTAATGGATCTGATTTTAATTCGTGACATCTTGAATCAAGAATCTGAAATCCACtgctaatattttttttttttgcaagtacAAATTGAAGCTTTCAACTTGACATGGATAGCATTAAATCCTCCAAGTATATATAGACCACCAGGCTTTAACAAGATTAAATCTAGCTATCACTTGCAAACATGAAGTCCAGCTTAGACTTGGAGGTTGTATTCTGACTGAACTAATTATATCCAACGAAGACCCTGAAGATATTTGCATCAAGAAGGGTGCCTGGTAAAGCCAGATGCTATGTAACATAGAGAAGATTATGCTGAAGGAAGACGGGATGCTACGCAAACGGTTCAAAACTTAGCAACCGTCATGGTTTTGACCTCATCAGAAAACAGAAGGATGCCAACACGATTTAAGAAGAGGGGGCAAAAGGAACAACAACAAGCCTTATTTAATGTTTTCTGAaagaagtttgaaaaaaaaaacccttttgaacctCTTTCTAAATGGGGGTGAAAATGAAGAATTCATTATTGCAACAAATTTTAGTCCATGAGATAACTTAGCAGATCAAAGGTACGTAGATACCTAGAATCAGAAGAGTATTCAAAGAGCTTCCCTTTGTGAGAGAAGACGATCAAAGCCACTTCAGCATCACAAAGTACTGATATTTCATGAGCTTTCTTCAACAATCCAGCTCTTCTCTTTGAAAATGTCACTTGCCTGTTAATCTTGTTCTCTATTCTCTTCAACTGTACCTTTCCTCTCCCCATGatttctcctctctctcttttcttctccccaGAAGAAAACAAACGACCCTCTTCACACAGGATCTAAAAAAGGAAACCCTCTAACTCCAATTTATCATCCCGTGCCCCTAGATTCTAAAATCACGACACAACAAAAAAGGggaatataaatatatatatatatatatatatatccttgtATTGCTTCTTTATAATCTGCAGGTGTAAAGAGGGGGATATTTTAGGAAATCACTGGTGGGTTCTGTGGTGCTCCAACTTTCTTGTTGTCTCTATTTGGTGAAATATATTTTATGATAACATCTTGTCTGAAAAAGCATGTACAGATTTGTGATGAGATGTGAAACCATTACAGCTAAAGGGATCCTGGGGAAGTTAAAACCAGGTGGTTTTTAAGAATGTGCTGTCGAGCTAGGATTTGTTTAAGCTACTGTATATTCGTTGGAGTCTGGTGGATATGAAGTTCACAGGTTTTTAACCAAAATTTGGTACAATTAGAAGTGTACGGATCCGGAATATGGGTAGATCAGTGTCATTTCTTTGAAACTGTTGACGGCGGCCACGGCCATGTGATGAAGGGACTGTTCTGAATTTGGCCCAGCAGATTTTTAGTATAGTTGGATTTATCCATCCTATATTAATAGTGTATATATTAGCGGGTTGTACATATTATATGTGCAAAATTgaagttcaaattcaaattataaTGTGACATACATCCTGACTCGCTAGTAAATACTATaaagaaagaaattcaaattccGTTCAAGTGATTGTGCTCATAGCTGAAatcattaaaaaataataaaggaaagACAAAAGTAAAAACATGTTATAAGctaggtttttattttttaccaaaatatttAATCTAAAAAACTTTTTGTCTATCTTAAAACACTCtctaatttttttgattttttttatatgcCCATTTTGTGGAATTCACCTCGAAGAATATACGTAGAATCATCGTCTCATCACTTTCTCTACCTCAGCTGAGTGATGCTTCGCTCAAGATAACGTATTCTCCACATTAATTTAGTCATGACTTTGGGAAAAGCACTTCCAAATATTCTCCAACGGGACAAGCAAACATTTTCTACCACAGCGGTAAACTTATTGGGTATTATTCCTTTCCAACGGCCTCGAAAGTTGGCAATCTAATTCTATCCCATCTCATTCATCCTGCCCGCCTCTCTACTCGGTCTACCCTGAAAAGGTCGGACAGAACATTGAGCGCCCGCGCAATTGGAGCCATTGGACCAATATGCAATAGGGATAATTAATTACTGAAATCTTCCTTGAGATTTTTTATGGCATCTTTGTTTGGATTTtagtttttcaagaaaaaagttttatattttttaaatatatttctcaattacttttttactttATATACACAGGCacataaatacatatatatttatatatatatatcaaattgttacgataaatttttctataaaaactctaaaaaaatagcaatccaaatgaatattttcaaaacttaaaaaaaaatcactgaTTTTTTTCTACTTATAACCTTTTGTAATATATTGTTAACCATTTCCAGtgtataaaattgaaaaaatcatttttggaaaAGGAGACAATTATTCCAAAGTAGCTCTTCAAATTATTTATACTAGTTTTATGTATCCTATATAATCTTAAATATTTCTTCTTATCTAGACCAATAACACGAAAATTGTAGAGGGTCTCCCAACCCCGTTAACAATTTGTAAATTTTTATTGAAGAACCCACTTCAACACGTTTTCAAATTAAGTGTCTGTTATTTCAATTAAGAGATTATAAGAAATGGCAAAGTGGTTTAATTTGTTACAATCCACCCACAGAATCTCTATGTTTTGAAACCTCAATCTTAGTCACTAAAACACTAAAAAACGCGAAATAATGATATGTCCAATATACTGGAAAAGATCATTCAAACACCTATTCGTCCCAACTGACCGAATTGGTAAAACTATTTAAGACGAAAGATGAAATTTACTGAATCgaggatagagtattatttgaaataattactgtagtattttttgtgatgtgatgtatgcgagataaaaaggtgattgaaaatataaaaatgtgagttaaaaaatgtgtttataatgcaagcgaaatattatctGGAATAATTTtactatccaaacaatataatatcagttctcttctttttcttttgtttcctcatTTTAATTTTGCCTCTTCAATTATTCGCCTTCTGTACCATTTTGTGCAGTGCAGTGCAGTACTATATCTTGTCGTTATAGTTGACATTCACTGTTTATGAACAGTGAAAATTTGGTCCTTTGATGTTAACACCTTAATCAGTAAATTTTGTGCTGCTTCGCTTTGAGAACCTTTGACGTTATTTACTTCGTCATGTTTTACCTTATCGTGCTTGAAGTTTAGAATTGGTCATGTCGAACCTCGAGTGAATTGCAAATTTGCAATTGATGACTTCGGATGAAATAGTTTTGGATAAAATATTGGAGAAAATTGGATTCTATTCTATTATAAATACTACTTGTTAAATAAGAACTTGATATGAATAAGGCAGGCATAGAACAAattatctcttttatttttttgctgcAGAAAATTTATTCTGAAGCCCTCCTCTCACTGCATTTCACCACAAAAGATTAATTTGGAAAacccctcaaaaaaaaaaaaaagaaaagaaaaagagtgagtgagagagagagaagcaaGTTCCACAGCTCTGCAAAGCTGGGCCTCTCTTTCTGCTAAATGTTTGCCGGATCTAAAATTGGAAAGATTCGAACCAAGATGGTACCAGATGCCtgtttgcttttctttcttcctcttttttttttttttttttttgggtttaattATTAGAGAGCAAGTACCAGATGCCtatttgcttttctttcttcctcccctttttttttttgtttaattattagAGAGCAATGTAATTTTTGTCctctcatcttttcttttcttttctttttctttttctttttttacgtGTAAGTGGAATGGCTCGAATCCAAGACCTCTGCTGGTTTGACGTAAGTTTTGTTTTCATATTTTAGtctttcttttgtcccaaaTATCTTACTTTAGTTCTAACTGCATCCTCTGTTTATGGCATGTTTCCTATTAACAAAAGCATCAACTTACTCCTTTTTATTACTTTAAAAAGGTAATGACAACCACTATTTTGTACCTATTTTATAGTATGTGTTCTATGCAATTTCATCCCACAATAATTGTCTTACAAAAAGTAGAAAAGTCTATTTCGGATTGCAGTGATTttgctaaaaaaataaataaatttaaaaagagTACTTCCATCAGACGAAcactttctttttccatttttttttattaccaaaagaaagagagagagagagataaaacatttgaaaaaaaaaaaaaaggaattataGCTACTATATGTTCCCCTAGTCCCTACAAAAGGGCTGGCCTGATTGCACATTTTGTTTTGCGTCATACAATCTTTGTCCAAGcaaatttcagttcaataaAGATAGCCATTCCCCACAAGATTATAGATCCCATCTTATTACATTCCAAGtcttcggaaaaaaaaaaaaagaaaaagaaaaagaaaaagaaagaaagacatTCCATGTCTTTATCTATCCTTGAAAACTGTAGAGTTGGCAATATGTTAATGCTGCTATGGTACGTACATTACTCCAACAGGATCCACTTATGCCTCCTGTTGGCCCAAGaacataatttatttttatcttcCCATTTCAATggaaaatacagcaaaattagGAACCTGTGTACCACACGTATTAATTTGTTGGCCTTCCAATTCAAATTGTGTTTAATtgctacatatatatatatatatatattctcaaAGCATCCATCCTGGTAGGATTCCACTGGGATTTTGTGTTGGCTCTGCCTCAGCATCGGCTACCACCATGTTGTAGCTGCAATGGAGAAGTACATGAATATATGCAAAAGCTATAATCTACTGATCAACTTTCCCCTTCGCAGACCAAAAATTATCCTAACAAAagtagaattttttttccccccacaTAACAAGTTACATGCATGCAAAGCAAGGATAAATCTCCAAAGTTTTTTTTATGGAACAACATATAGCAACATACTTCATGATGGAGCTGTTGCATTCAAGGGGCTGGAAGAATCCCTCAGGATGAATTGTCTGAGATCTATGTCGTAAATTATGCTCCTCTGAGACGTCCCATGATAACTGAAATGCTGCAGTGGTTTCTTCTAACTGCTATGATGATTTTCATGCACATTCTTAGATGATTGTATCAGCAACAACTAATGCGAAATATCATGAGCatcaaaactttaaaaatatagCCCAAATTTAATAGAAACTTTAGGCTACCTTGTTCCTCAAGGCCTTGTTTACTTCCATCAGTGATTTTTCCTGGGCAATCAAATAGTTGGCTTGGTCAGTCAAACGTTAAACAGCTGGTTGGCAAGGTTAATAATACGTTACCTTTTGCTGCAGATCTGAGAGTTGATCCAGCATATGCTGAGTCTGCAACATTTTAGAGCCACTAATTAGACAtgatatctttttcttttctttttttttgtggaaagCAATACTCACTGAAAGTGACAATTAATATATAAGCTTGAGCAGCAAAATAGATCGATGGCTTTACACTTGGACATGAAGATAGAAAGATGATCCAATCTTACAAGTGACCTTATCTATTAATCTCCCAAAGAATAATGCTTCACTTAAATGGGAAAAGAATAGTTTAGCAAGAAACTCTACGTAGCTGTCAAATTCTATAAGCATCTTAATTAACTTCTTATAAAGTACATCATGAAAGAAAACTACAAGCTCCCTGGCTGCAACTTTGACCTTATAATATGAAAATGTAATAACTAATTAGCACATTTTTGTCGTGTCATGTAGAACTATCTTTCACTAGTTTTAAGTCTTCATTCAGCGAATTGGAGGAGGGCGCGTTTTCATCAAATTAAAGAGTTGCATACCTTTGTGGACCTAATTTGCCGCAAAGATGCATCAAGCTGACGCTCGAGCTGATCGAGCTGCTTTGCACCCAGCTGAGCCAAGTCTTCCCCCAGAAGATGCCTAAATGAATACGAATAGCAGCAGCATCAGCGAAAAATTACCATAGGAATTGTCCAAAGAGCTAAAGCAGTACAAGTTAAAGCTTAGAAGTTAGAACACCAAAATTCTCGGTGACATCCAGGTACAATCAGGCGATGAGGACGCAGAGATGGATGTGCTAGCTGCACTAATCGTACGGCAGGGCTGCTTCAACAACCCTTGTTGTTAGGGAAAAAAACAAATGACTCTAGTCCCTCTACTAAAAGGcctaaaagagaaaagaaaagttgaaggcATTAGTGCTTTGATTGATCGATCCAGGCCTCACAAGTTGAGTCGTATCCAGATCAAATAGCTCCGTACGTATAATTCTTCCAGCATTTGGTGTGAGGTCCCATCTCTGGGCTCGGCGTGCGTGATGGATCCATGAAACAGTACACTAGATAGTAATTAATCTCAGGCTACAAGTCAAGCTACTCAAGATTCTAATGGCTTGCTCTCATTGCTCTATGCCCACAGACAACTTAATTAATCATTTTAAGTGCATTAGTCGTCAGAAAATCATTGCAAGCCTGTTGTTGAAGTTCTTGTTACCTCTGAGATTGTTGTAATACCTCCACTTTTGCTTTAAGCTTCAGATACTCCTGGTAGTCACCCTGTTTCAGGAAAACCATAGTCAATTTAAGGGATCAAGAAAACAGTCGCTCAGGTGCAAACTAATTATGCTGTAGCGATGGATTTATTAATACGCACACATAGACTTGTTTAGGACTTTGGAGAAAAAGGGATCTTTTTGACCCTCTAGGGAGGGTTAATTAGCCACTAGGTCATAAAAAAaatcgcaacggatcttctgtcccacattcTGTGCCACTTTTTATTCTGTTGCTATTTTTCCTgtataaacatcatgttttagttcgtttttgttttttttaagatCCACGTGATATCTTTCCAACTTGTGTGTGCGTGCGCGTGCGTGCATATCTGCCCGTTGTTGGAGGggctgatatatatatatatgtcccTGGTTAAGGAAGGAGTCCTATAGTGCATTAACAACAAAGTTACCTGTGGATCCTTGGAGGATTGGTTCATTCCAGCATCAGCATAGCTGCATCTGTGATACCTCTCCAGCGTTTTGGACATACTACAGGAGAATTAGGAAAGGTGAAGTTA
Encoded proteins:
- the LOC113716484 gene encoding MADS-box protein 04g005320 isoform X4, yielding MGRGKVELKRIENKINRQVTFAKRRNGLLKKAYELSILCDAEVALIVFSNRGKLYEFCSSSSMSKTLERYHRCSYADAGMNQSSKDPQGDYQEYLKLKAKVEVLQQSQRHLLGEDLAQLGAKQLDQLERQLDASLRQIRSTKTQHMLDQLSDLQQKEKSLMEVNKALRNKLEETTAAFQLSWDVSEEHNLRHRSQTIHPEGFFQPLECNSSIMNYNMVVADAEAEPTQNPSGILPGWML
- the LOC113716484 gene encoding MADS-box protein 04g005320 isoform X1; translation: MNYTVYRLIDVWNAHIEKYFSFPLLLAARNIRPIPEKSNSSCPKREKETTDTLHKLTQNRIMGRGKVELKRIENKINRQVTFAKRRNGLLKKAYELSILCDAEVALIVFSNRGKLYEFCSSSSMSKTLERYHRCSYADAGMNQSSKDPQGDYQEYLKLKAKVEVLQQSQRHLLGEDLAQLGAKQLDQLERQLDASLRQIRSTKTQHMLDQLSDLQQKEKSLMEVNKALRNKQLEETTAAFQLSWDVSEEHNLRHRSQTIHPEGFFQPLECNSSIMNYNMVVADAEAEPTQNPSGILPGWML
- the LOC113716484 gene encoding MADS-box protein 04g005320 isoform X3, whose protein sequence is MGRGKVELKRIENKINRQVTFAKRRNGLLKKAYELSILCDAEVALIVFSNRGKLYEFCSSSSMSKTLERYHRCSYADAGMNQSSKDPQGDYQEYLKLKAKVEVLQQSQRHLLGEDLAQLGAKQLDQLERQLDASLRQIRSTKTQHMLDQLSDLQQKEKSLMEVNKALRNKQLEETTAAFQLSWDVSEEHNLRHRSQTIHPEGFFQPLECNSSIMNYNMVVADAEAEPTQNPSGILPGWML
- the LOC113716484 gene encoding MADS-box protein 04g005320 isoform X2; this encodes MNYTVYRLIDVWNAHIEKYFSFPLLLAARNIRPIPEKSNSSCPKREKETTDTLHKLTQNRIMGRGKVELKRIENKINRQVTFAKRRNGLLKKAYELSILCDAEVALIVFSNRGKLYEFCSSSSMSKTLERYHRCSYADAGMNQSSKDPQGDYQEYLKLKAKVEVLQQSQRHLLGEDLAQLGAKQLDQLERQLDASLRQIRSTKTQHMLDQLSDLQQKEKSLMEVNKALRNKLEETTAAFQLSWDVSEEHNLRHRSQTIHPEGFFQPLECNSSIMNYNMVVADAEAEPTQNPSGILPGWML